The following proteins are encoded in a genomic region of Sorangiineae bacterium MSr12523:
- a CDS encoding matrixin family metalloprotease has protein sequence MRSSIGVVGAAFAALMFSASNADAYCRTTTDGLISGCNVVGNQCCSVGRPLYWVSSCVGWSLQKNGTRQLPYNTVKSIIGGAFEKWSKVSCTRTSGTSKVTLNLVEQPDVDCSEVKYNKEAKNQNVIVFRDSNWDHTDSSNTLGLTTVVFDPNTGEIFDADMELNTADQTLSLDPVPPNGYDFESIITHEAGHFLGLAHSGDPEATMYAHYTPGSTKMRDLSTDDENGICSIYISATNDAKNGRRVTGDGGTYVPAGDCDPEARHGFSTACAEANPSNKGCSIGATGGGAGLFAAFGLVFSLGMARRARRGRRET, from the coding sequence ATGCGAAGTAGCATTGGTGTCGTAGGCGCTGCGTTTGCAGCGTTGATGTTCTCGGCCTCGAATGCAGATGCTTACTGCCGCACGACGACGGACGGGCTCATTTCGGGCTGCAACGTTGTCGGAAACCAATGTTGCTCGGTGGGCCGTCCACTCTATTGGGTGAGCAGCTGCGTCGGTTGGAGCCTGCAAAAGAACGGCACGCGGCAGCTCCCGTACAACACCGTCAAGAGCATCATCGGGGGCGCCTTCGAGAAGTGGTCGAAGGTGTCGTGCACCCGCACGAGCGGCACTTCGAAGGTGACACTGAACCTCGTGGAGCAGCCCGACGTCGACTGCTCCGAGGTCAAGTACAACAAGGAAGCGAAGAACCAGAACGTCATCGTCTTTCGCGATTCGAACTGGGACCACACGGACAGCAGCAACACGCTGGGCCTGACCACGGTGGTGTTCGACCCGAACACGGGCGAAATCTTCGACGCCGACATGGAGCTCAATACGGCGGACCAAACGCTGTCGCTCGATCCGGTTCCACCGAACGGGTACGACTTCGAGAGCATCATCACGCACGAGGCCGGGCATTTTCTCGGGCTCGCGCACTCCGGCGATCCGGAAGCCACGATGTACGCGCACTACACGCCGGGTTCGACGAAGATGCGCGACCTGTCCACCGACGACGAAAACGGCATCTGCAGCATCTACATTTCGGCCACCAACGATGCCAAGAACGGACGCCGGGTGACCGGGGACGGCGGGACGTACGTTCCGGCCGGTGACTGCGATCCCGAGGCGCGGCATGGCTTTTCCACCGCGTGCGCCGAGGCGAATCCGAGCAACAAAGGGTGCTCGATCGGTGCAACCGGAGGCGGGGCGGGACTCTTCGCCGCATTCGGGTTGGTCTTTTCGCTGGGCATGGCGCGACGGGCGCGCCGGGGCCGCCGGGAAACATGA
- a CDS encoding Hint domain-containing protein — protein sequence MRTTRPHARARTLSALKYTLVFFATLAMITTGFFLTETNVVASASADGDECRLVDNVVGPTKRAHCTSPGNCFVAGTLVATPSGNRPIESLEVGDEVLAQNENDGVVSARPVVRTFVRGAPSLVDVRIVNVDGERERVQSTPEHPYYTLDRGWVPAGNLVPNEPLLDRSGHEVRVTRVVPIAQQAMVYNLEVGIDHTYFVGLASVLVHNQCQLDGPSWSDPGKGGKGGKGGKGGKGGKDGKDGKGGGKDSGPGSNGKNNGGNNNGKNPPGTTDRGDPGGGKRPLVDYDSDSDSDTAPPPSKKPKPGGGPSTTPSGSPTPPPPPPPSAKPPPPPPPPPPAPSAKPPPPPPPPASTAPPAPPPPSAKPPPPPPPAGPAPGTPAWGNNNWNAGPAGSGNNNFNGHWNKHKNEFPPGTTATDYANEASRITHGGPGIQSKPLAGGKTAYYEPSTNSFAVVAANGKISTLFKPGAGQAYYNKQK from the coding sequence GTGAGAACCACGAGACCCCACGCACGGGCCCGGACGCTCTCTGCGCTGAAGTACACGCTCGTCTTCTTCGCCACGTTGGCGATGATCACGACGGGGTTCTTCCTTACGGAGACGAACGTCGTCGCATCGGCAAGCGCCGATGGCGACGAGTGTAGGTTAGTTGACAACGTTGTCGGCCCTACAAAACGGGCACATTGCACGAGCCCTGGAAACTGCTTCGTCGCGGGGACATTGGTCGCCACGCCCTCTGGAAACCGACCCATCGAGAGCCTCGAAGTCGGCGATGAAGTGCTCGCGCAAAACGAGAACGACGGCGTCGTCTCCGCGCGGCCGGTGGTGCGTACCTTCGTGCGGGGAGCCCCGTCGCTGGTCGACGTTCGCATCGTCAATGTCGATGGCGAACGCGAGCGCGTGCAATCCACGCCGGAACATCCCTATTACACTCTAGACCGGGGGTGGGTGCCTGCAGGTAATTTGGTACCAAATGAACCACTGCTCGATCGAAGCGGGCACGAGGTTCGGGTCACCAGGGTCGTACCGATCGCTCAACAGGCGATGGTTTACAACCTCGAGGTCGGCATCGACCACACGTACTTCGTCGGCCTCGCCTCGGTCCTCGTCCACAATCAGTGCCAGCTCGATGGGCCCTCCTGGTCCGATCCTGGAAAAGGCGGCAAGGGCGGAAAAGGCGGAAAAGGGGGCAAGGGCGGGAAAGACGGGAAAGACGGTAAGGGCGGCGGCAAGGACAGCGGCCCGGGCAGCAACGGTAAGAACAACGGGGGCAACAACAACGGCAAGAATCCCCCCGGCACCACCGATCGCGGAGATCCCGGCGGCGGCAAGCGCCCGCTCGTCGATTACGACAGCGACAGCGACAGCGATACCGCACCGCCTCCCTCCAAGAAGCCGAAGCCGGGAGGAGGTCCGTCGACGACGCCCTCCGGGTCGCCCACGCCGCCTCCACCTCCTCCGCCGTCGGCCAAACCCCCGCCGCCTCCTCCACCGCCGCCGCCCGCTCCGTCGGCGAAGCCGCCGCCGCCTCCACCGCCGCCGGCGTCCACCGCTCCACCGGCACCTCCTCCGCCGTCGGCCAAACCGCCGCCGCCTCCCCCGCCCGCAGGCCCCGCACCCGGCACGCCCGCATGGGGCAACAACAACTGGAACGCCGGTCCGGCCGGCAGCGGCAACAACAACTTCAACGGCCATTGGAACAAGCACAAAAACGAGTTCCCGCCTGGCACGACCGCAACCGACTATGCGAACGAGGCCTCACGCATCACACATGGCGGCCCCGGTATCCAGAGCAAGCCCCTCGCGGGCGGGAAGACGGCTTACTACGAGCCATCGACCAACTCCTTCGCGGTCGTTGCGGCCAATGGCAAGATTTCGACCCTCTTCAAGCCAGGCGCCGGCCAGGCCTATTACAACAAACAAAAATGA
- the lpxB gene encoding lipid-A-disaccharide synthase → MSRRDSRGGLLVVAGEASGDRAAARVMTELAELVPGRDPGAFGLGGPALQAAGVNLVADLRHITALGISEVAARAVPIALAHARIVNAARKLRPRAAFLVNYSEFNTLLAGRLHAAGVRVLWYIAPQIWAWRASRAQTLRRAIDRMAVILPFEEGLWQRAGVDAHYVGHPAREAPAMERRIARDALGLTPYASAVAILPGSRPHEVRAHLQIMLEAYERVRRDRASLDARVLLAASLDARTKSYAEAVAEAFRVPIFSVDAYAGATPVLGAFDAALSASGTAALEAALARAVPVVVYRTGLVTELVARTCLTTKRISLPNILLGRTAFTELLQREADVPRVAKALVATLNSRRELLKACDEVEAILGLPRSPSKEVAGMLAPWLS, encoded by the coding sequence ATGAGCCGCCGCGACTCGCGCGGGGGGTTGCTCGTCGTCGCCGGAGAAGCTTCGGGAGATCGTGCGGCCGCGCGCGTGATGACCGAGCTCGCGGAGCTCGTTCCCGGTCGTGACCCGGGCGCGTTCGGCCTGGGCGGGCCGGCGCTGCAGGCTGCAGGCGTCAACCTGGTCGCCGATCTTCGGCACATCACCGCGCTGGGGATCTCCGAGGTGGCAGCACGCGCCGTGCCGATCGCGCTGGCGCATGCGCGCATCGTCAACGCGGCGCGCAAGCTCCGGCCGCGGGCAGCGTTCCTGGTGAACTACAGCGAGTTCAACACGTTGCTCGCCGGGCGGCTGCACGCGGCCGGGGTGCGCGTTCTCTGGTACATCGCCCCGCAGATCTGGGCCTGGCGTGCCTCGCGCGCGCAGACCTTGCGGCGCGCGATCGATCGCATGGCGGTCATCCTGCCCTTCGAGGAGGGGCTCTGGCAGCGGGCCGGCGTCGATGCGCATTACGTCGGCCACCCCGCGCGTGAGGCGCCGGCGATGGAACGCCGCATTGCGCGGGATGCCCTGGGGCTCACGCCGTACGCGTCGGCGGTGGCGATCCTGCCGGGCAGCCGGCCGCACGAGGTTCGAGCGCACTTGCAAATCATGCTCGAGGCGTACGAGCGCGTGCGCCGCGATCGGGCCAGTCTGGATGCGCGCGTGCTGCTCGCCGCCAGCCTGGATGCGCGCACGAAGTCCTACGCCGAGGCGGTGGCCGAGGCCTTCCGCGTGCCGATTTTTTCCGTGGATGCCTATGCAGGCGCCACGCCCGTTCTCGGAGCCTTCGACGCGGCGCTTTCCGCATCCGGCACGGCCGCCCTGGAGGCCGCACTCGCGCGGGCCGTGCCCGTGGTGGTGTACCGCACGGGCCTGGTGACCGAATTGGTGGCCCGCACCTGCCTCACCACGAAGCGCATTTCCCTCCCGAATATCTTGCTCGGCCGCACCGCCTTCACCGAGCTCTTGCAGCGCGAGGCCGATGTTCCGCGCGTGGCCAAGGCGCTCGTCGCCACCCTGAACAGCCGTCGCGAGCTTCTGAAAGCCTGCGACGAGGTGGAAGCGATTTTGGGCCTGCCGCGCTCGCCCTCGAAGGAAGTGGCTGGCATGCTCGCGCCTTGGCTCTCGTGA
- a CDS encoding glycosyltransferase family 39 protein: protein MKKDSFIYNTRFALFAFSLLLLGARLYAAKTIGFGDSEALYASYALHPAPAYLDHPGLVGLFARAIGSGTVPTPLAAHFVTALMATLFPWIVYAAARTMGASQDGGFAAALAVAVAPEIGVGLFAMTPDLLLALAWVFALGLAARGLTEKPSSSVAAASFVASGLLAGVGATAKVSGLLLLAALVWTYASRDARSHARTIWPWAGLAIGTIAFVPVVLFEARTGWPMLHHRFVDTQAGSGPSLLNVGKVLGGQLLYVSPLLAVLAVVAAIDLFRHRNDDVLAGMLFRSAALPFVILLPLCLWSRVAEPHWLAPPLLALPLHFARRFETAAEDGSLFRARPRFTLAAVWLAAILTATAHAWVLVPGFTRMLPAALKADPKYDISNELYGWNDALISIRDTVTEQAGRGEFVVLGPHWVVCAQMHAGLGADVRVGCATPIRDDFDTWEPRARWQTADKVLFVTDNRFDVDVRTILPNHVIARRSRVSVLRDGHIARTFTLTLLESRAQS from the coding sequence GTGAAAAAAGACTCGTTCATCTACAACACGCGCTTCGCCCTTTTCGCCTTTTCCCTCTTGCTGCTCGGCGCGCGGCTTTACGCCGCGAAGACCATCGGCTTCGGCGATAGCGAGGCGCTCTATGCCTCGTACGCGCTGCACCCTGCGCCGGCGTACCTCGATCATCCGGGCCTGGTGGGGCTTTTTGCGCGGGCCATTGGAAGCGGCACGGTGCCAACGCCTCTCGCGGCGCATTTCGTGACGGCGCTGATGGCCACGCTCTTTCCTTGGATCGTGTACGCCGCCGCACGAACGATGGGCGCCTCGCAGGACGGCGGGTTCGCCGCGGCGTTGGCTGTGGCGGTCGCGCCCGAGATTGGCGTGGGGCTTTTCGCCATGACGCCGGATCTCTTGCTGGCGTTGGCGTGGGTCTTTGCGCTTGGCCTTGCAGCGCGCGGGCTCACGGAGAAGCCGTCGAGCAGCGTCGCCGCCGCGTCGTTCGTGGCCTCGGGGCTTCTCGCCGGCGTTGGGGCGACGGCCAAGGTGAGCGGGCTGTTGCTGCTCGCTGCATTGGTGTGGACCTACGCCTCGCGCGATGCGCGCAGCCACGCGAGAACGATCTGGCCTTGGGCGGGGCTCGCCATCGGCACGATTGCCTTCGTTCCCGTGGTGCTCTTCGAGGCGCGCACCGGATGGCCGATGTTGCATCATCGCTTCGTCGATACGCAGGCCGGCTCCGGGCCGTCGCTTCTCAATGTGGGCAAGGTGCTGGGCGGGCAGCTGTTGTACGTCTCGCCGCTGCTCGCGGTGCTGGCGGTGGTCGCGGCCATCGATTTGTTCCGCCACCGCAACGACGACGTTCTCGCGGGCATGCTCTTTCGCAGCGCCGCCCTGCCCTTCGTGATCCTGCTGCCACTCTGCCTCTGGAGTCGCGTGGCCGAGCCGCATTGGCTGGCGCCACCGCTTCTCGCGCTGCCGTTGCATTTTGCGCGGCGCTTCGAGACGGCGGCCGAGGATGGCTCGCTCTTTCGGGCGCGCCCGCGTTTCACGCTGGCTGCGGTGTGGCTCGCGGCGATTCTCACGGCGACGGCGCACGCGTGGGTGCTCGTTCCGGGCTTCACGCGCATGTTGCCCGCCGCGCTGAAGGCCGATCCGAAGTACGACATTTCGAACGAGCTTTACGGCTGGAACGATGCCTTGATTTCGATTCGCGATACGGTAACCGAGCAGGCCGGGCGCGGTGAGTTCGTCGTGCTGGGACCGCACTGGGTCGTCTGCGCGCAGATGCATGCGGGGCTCGGTGCGGACGTGCGCGTGGGGTGCGCGACGCCGATCCGCGACGACTTCGACACATGGGAGCCACGCGCGCGCTGGCAAACGGCGGACAAGGTTCTCTTCGTGACGGACAACCGCTTCGATGTCGATGTGCGCACGATCCTGCCGAACCACGTCATCGCACGGCGCTCGCGCGTCAGTGTGTTGCGCGATGGGCACATCGCGCGGACCTTCACCTTGACGCTCCTCGAATCGCGGGCACAGTCCTAA